The Cryptococcus depauperatus CBS 7841 chromosome 3, complete sequence nucleotide sequence TTCTATTTCTGCTGGAGGATCCATGGGTAAGCCTGTGATACGTGATACCTACCGAGCTTTTTACTCGTCGCTAATAGTCCTTTTGTCGCATTACAGAAGGAGCAGCTCGTTTATCACGAGATAAATGTGACATTGCGGTCAACTGGGCCGGAGGTTTACACCATGCAAAGAAGTCTGAGGCGAGCGGATTTTGTTATGTCAACGGTGAGCTCGAATTTCGGTCCACGTTGTGTGGGCATTGAAAAAGGCTGGTAGATATTGTCTTGGGTATTTTGGAACTCTTGAGGTATGTTTGTATATAGCTTGTTATTCCAAACTGACAATCCCGCAAGATATCACCAAAGAGTGTTGTATATTGATATTGATGTTCACCATGGTGACggtgttgaagaagcaTTTTACACCACAGATCGTGTGATGACATGCAGTTTTCACAAATATGGAGAATTCTTCCCTGGAACTGGCGGGGTTAGAGACAATGGCTATGGGAAGGGCAAAGGGTAAGCTTGTTTGAATTATTCTATTCACTAGCAAGATTGTCTAAAAAATGACCATTCCAGCTACGCTATCAACGTTCCTCTTCGAGATGGTATCAACGATGAAACCTACAAGAGCATATTTCAACCAGTCATCAAGCGTGTCATTGAATGGTATCAGCCTGGCGCTATCGTTCTTCAATGTGGCTCCGATTCTCTTTCTGGCGACCGTTTGGGTTCTTTCAACCTTTCTATGCGCGGACATGCTGCTTGTGTTCGCTTTGTCAAATCTTTCAGTCTCCCTCTACTTCTTCTGGGCGGCGGAGGATATACCATCAAATCTGTTTCAAGAACCTGGGCATATGAGACTGGTTTAGCAGCAGGTGTAGAGCTTGGTCGAGGTAGGATCCTCTGTTTATGTTGCCTTACCTGACTGACTCGCTCACTAGATTTGCCAAATAATGAGTATTGGGAATACTACGGCCCAGATTATGAACTTGATGTTCGGCCATCTAATATGACGGACCAAAATACTCCAGAATATCTTCACAAAGTTAGAGAAGCGGTGTTTGAAGTTTTACGTGATAAGAATGCGGCCCCTAGTGTACCTCTACAATCTGTTCCAAAATTAAGacatgatgatgaggatgataaCGAAGgggaggatgatgaagataaAGACATTCGTCGACCAGGTATGCTATCGAGTCTTTACCTAAAGCAGAGACTGACTGTTAAAAGTACGTCTCTGGGATAAGGAAAAACAACACGAAACGTCGCTTTCAGATTCCGAGGATGAAGGCACTGGCGGTCGACGGCATTGCAAAAATTACAAAGAGAATTCTGTCAAGAAATCTCAGTCAAAATCTCCCGCTGATATTgtcattgaagaagctCCAATGATTATAAGCGAGGAAGTTTTGAAGCCTTCCTCTCAAGGCGTCTTGGAGGAGTCTTCGGCGCCTGTATCTTTACTATTATCGCCAACTACCGATGCTACGCAGCCCATACCCCTAACCTCAATCGCATCAGCGACGACAGATGCTGACGTTGAAATGGAAGGTTAATCACGTTGTTGTTTCTATTCAGGGCTATGTTAGACACTTGGTCCATACATTCTAGCCTCAGATTATCATGACTTTCCAGTCTCAGGTTCGTCTCCTATTAAATATTCCAATTAGGTACCAGGAGAATCTTTGGCACAACATTCTAGCTATTGTAATGTATCACTATATCGCAAAGTCAGAGCTTCGCATGTAACTAATTTGATACTTTCCAAAGCTTCTGTGCAGGACTAACTGATCACTTCAGCCCCGATATGTAAAGCATCGTTACTGACTCTGAGttgttgcttttgcttACACACTGATTTGCTTGGACGCCAGCGCAGAGGCTACAAAAGAGAACCAGTTATATCCCAAAGAATTACGCAAACTCACTCAGACAGGAATGGGAGAGTGAGTAGAGGTTTGATTCCAAATATGAAGGACAAAAGCTTAGTGCTTGGAAGTATTGAACACTAACTTTCCAGTTTTGATAActcaaaaacatcaaaaagTATAAGGTCCATATATACATTTCAACAGTTGGCTAATAGATATTACTAACATTGATGATACAAAATCAAGCCTCTTTGGAAAACACAATCATAACAGCTACCCCTTCTAGAAGCAACTTGTTCTGAATTTTATTCTATGCGTATTATAAATTCTTGGCTACCAAGATACAAAGCACGACAGATGATTATTGATGCTGATTAGACAGATAATAGCAAGATTTGGACTATATTCCATCTACAAAGAGGAATCAGCAACCAAACTCAACCATGTTGTTATCCAACCTacctctttcaaaaaacatACTCAACCCTTGCCTCTTCCATCCCGTCTAAACCAACTCCATCATACCTTTTTATCGCCGGTATTTCATCTAATTTTGTTTTGGTTTCCTTGCGGTCTCGCTCATCCAAACCATGTTTGTATCGATCTTGATATTCTATTACCTTTTTCCCTTCCAAAACCAAGCCTGGAGTAATCAGGAGCGAGTTACTGCTAGACGTGGAACGAGACAGACTTGTATaattctctctctctcgaACGAATGGTGAGTCATTTTGCACGTTATACAAAGCGTATGCTGACGGTTGGTGGTACTGGGCAACGTTACAGGAAACAGAGAGATAGCTGTTTGGCTCGTAATCCATGTCTGATTCATCGCCTACGCCTTCAGACACCGATGACCATGTTGGAGACGAAAGCGCTATCGATTCGCACCTGTCCTGCTGTCCATGGACATACCTTCCATGCTGTGGACGGTACGCATACATGTCTAGACATCCGTCAACCTTGCCAACTAGTGGTAATCTCTTTGGCGCCTGCAAAGAATCAGCCCTTGCAACGCAGACA carries:
- a CDS encoding histone deacetylase RPD3 is translated as MEPIVGESKRRVCYFFDSDIGNYHYRPGHPMKPTRIRMCHSLVMNYGLYKKMEIFRAKPATKREMSQFHTDDYVDFLYRINPDNASQFAKGQVKYNVGDDCPIFDGLFEYCSISAGGSMEGAARLSRDKCDIAVNWAGGLHHAKKSEASGFCYVNDIVLGILELLRYHQRVLYIDIDVHHGDGVEEAFYTTDRVMTCSFHKYGEFFPGTGGVRDNGYGKGKGYAINVPLRDGINDETYKSIFQPVIKRVIEWYQPGAIVLQCGSDSLSGDRLGSFNLSMRGHAACVRFVKSFSLPLLLLGGGGYTIKSVSRTWAYETGLAAGVELGRDLPNNEYWEYYGPDYELDVRPSNMTDQNTPEYLHKVREAVFEVLRDKNAAPSVPLQSVPKLRHDDEDDNEGEDDEDKDIRRPVRLWDKEKQHETSLSDSEDEGTGGRRHCKNYKENSVKKSQSKSPADIVIEEAPMIISEEVLKPSSQGVLEESSAPVSLLLSPTTDATQPIPLTSIASATTDADVEMEG